From the genome of Staphylococcus haemolyticus, one region includes:
- a CDS encoding FUSC family protein: MRLGARILKTGIAIILALFIASFLPDNVGLKSVAGISAIVAMQPNIYRSIKTISEQATGNVIGALLAVIMVTIFGKNIVIMGVTVILLIAILYKLNLAHVATLAGVTALIIMGQHTGSFYVTAAFRFILVMIGVVSASVVNLIFLPPKFETKIYHNSVNIASDIFIWFKLVLNDASDYHQIKEDGEQIESRISKLEQIFNYYNEEKALTRKAAFQQNRKKILFKEVVGTTRQAYEVLNRMARYQNDLHNLNYNLIFQIKLELDSLTAYHEQILKSLSKKARYNVEHFDNQIMNPQKKDLMDAFQQQLIQNPYQVEYSYSNIMQIIATIEEYRYYLEHLDRLRLSFFTYHRNDTDIDIADEDFDL; encoded by the coding sequence TTGAGGCTAGGAGCTCGTATACTAAAGACTGGTATTGCAATTATTCTTGCTTTGTTTATAGCGTCATTCTTACCTGATAATGTCGGTTTAAAATCTGTAGCAGGAATTAGTGCGATTGTTGCTATGCAACCTAATATCTACCGTTCTATTAAAACTATTTCAGAACAAGCTACAGGTAATGTCATTGGTGCTTTATTAGCAGTCATAATGGTGACAATATTTGGGAAGAATATCGTTATTATGGGTGTTACTGTCATTTTATTAATTGCCATCTTATATAAATTAAATTTAGCACACGTTGCTACATTAGCTGGCGTAACAGCGCTTATTATAATGGGACAACATACTGGGTCATTCTATGTCACTGCAGCATTTAGATTTATACTAGTAATGATTGGTGTTGTCAGCGCTTCTGTAGTTAACTTAATATTTTTACCACCCAAATTTGAAACTAAGATATATCACAACTCAGTGAATATTGCTTCTGATATTTTCATTTGGTTTAAACTCGTATTAAATGACGCATCTGACTATCATCAGATAAAAGAAGATGGAGAACAAATTGAATCACGTATATCAAAACTCGAACAGATTTTTAATTACTATAATGAAGAAAAAGCATTAACTAGAAAGGCTGCCTTCCAACAAAATAGAAAGAAAATCTTATTTAAAGAAGTTGTAGGCACTACAAGACAAGCTTATGAAGTACTAAATCGTATGGCTAGATATCAGAATGATCTTCACAATCTAAATTACAATTTAATTTTCCAGATAAAATTAGAATTAGATTCATTAACAGCCTATCACGAACAAATTTTAAAAAGCTTGTCGAAAAAAGCTCGTTACAATGTGGAACATTTTGATAATCAAATCATGAATCCTCAAAAGAAAGACCTAATGGATGCTTTTCAACAACAGTTAATTCAAAACCCTTATCAAGTAGAATATTCATATTCAAATATCATGCAAATCATTGCTACAATAGAAGAATATCGTTATTATTTAGAACATTTAGATCGATTAAGATTAAGTTTCTTCACTTATCACCGCAATGACACTGATATAGATATTGCTGATGAGGATTTTGATTTATAA